A stretch of Episyrphus balteatus chromosome 2, idEpiBalt1.1, whole genome shotgun sequence DNA encodes these proteins:
- the LOC129908773 gene encoding uncharacterized protein LOC129908773, with protein sequence MDQMVDWQNNYQNIRDRGQHLLDTEKWADCRFLVGTPPNQKLLPGHKLILAMASPVFERMFYGNLPDKTDPIVIPDVQPEAFHAMLEYIYSDKINISSFDKACELCYVAKKYLLPHVVAQCTHFLWADLSPKNACRAYEFAKLFDEPRLMQSSMEIIAAKTKEVLADPNFCDIEMSTFLTILDCDKLNIETELDLFNALLRYAMERGCMPDDDDNLPSTSSKCHGDQSESHSIDEEHPVVDVESMHETIEPDDMEEPKPEVSSEQLQQQHHDDQQNVDMDAQRKITDQSVMKQAVKKIRFLTMTPQQFAEGPARSKLLQQNEALSILIKISSPCINDCPMPEGFCTSRISRKVNFPPPSSHDNYDDYRISAADRKKPLLFPSVSTSLFDLTPPSISSRFADSDLTNDTRRSYCVRTIQQQFDYRNTSVTDCGLTFQVDTNIMITGVQVPTQVLCGELMNSAGFSERYAEILYAHVQDMQGSRLTYTHCTSRVRYDSMLEISFDRPVYIYRNRIYKIYVVFNKIGWYPMYTCVPDIICNRVKFMFNVGAPGESMRDGLIRAIVFLHTDNQSPSPDRAAVMLE encoded by the exons atgGATCAAATGGTTGATTGGCAAAACAATTATCAAAACATTCGTGATCGCGGCCAACATTTGCTGGACACTGAAAAATGGGCCGACTGTCGATTCCTTGTAGGCACTCCGCCCAATCAGAAACTTCTCCCTGGCCATAAGCTCATTCTGGCCATGGCATCGCCAGTTTTCGAACGAATGTTCTATGGCAATTTGCCAGACAAAACTGATCCCATTGTGATACCCGATGTCCAGCCGGAAGCCTTCCACGCCATGTTGGAGTACATTTACTCTGACAAAATTAATATAAGTTCATTTGACAAAGCCTGTGAACTATGCTATGTGGCTAAGAAATATCTGTTGCCTCATGTTGTTGCACAATGTACGCACTTTTTATGGGCTGATTTGAGTCCTAAGAATGCCTGCCGGGCGTATGAATTTGCTAAGCTCTTCGATGAACCAAGGCTAATGCAGAGCAGTATGGAG ataaTTGCAGCTAAGACCAAAGAAGTCTTAGCAGATCCCAATTTCTGTGACATAGAAATGTCTACTTTTCTAACAATTCTGGACTGCGATAAACTCAACATCGAAACCGAGTTAGATCTGTTCAATGCCTTGTTGCGTTACGCCATGGAACGAGGCTGTATGCCAGACGACGATGACAATTTGCCCAGTACCAGCAGTAAATGTCATGGAGATCAATCTGAATCGCATAGCATTGACGAAGAACATCCCGTTGTAGATGTAGAATCAATGCATGAGACCATTGAACCGGATGATATGGAAGAACCAAAACCAGAGGTATCTTCAGAACAGCTGCAACAGCAGCACCACGATGACCAACAAAACGTTGACATGGATGCCCAGCGGAAGATAACCGATCAAAGTGTAATGAAACAGGCGGTAAAGAAGATTCGTTTCCTTACCATGACACCTCAGCAGTTCGCTGAAGGTCCAGCACGATCCAAGCTATTACAGCAAAATGAAGCTCtttcaattttaatcaaaatatccAGTCCATGCATCAATGACTGTCCAATGCCCGAGGGATTCTGTACGTCTCGTATTTCGAGAAAAGTCAATTTCCCCCCACCGAGCAGCCACGATAACTATGACGACTATCGCATTTCGGCTGCAGATAGAAAGAAACCTTTACTCTTCCCATCGGTGAGCACTTCGCTCTTTGACCTTACTCCTCCGAGTATAAGTAGTCGCTTTGCCGACAGCGATCTAACCAACGATACACGACGATCATACTGCGTGCGGACTATTCAGCAGCAGTTTGACTATCGCAATACTAGCGTCACTGACTGTGGTTTGACCTTCCAGGTTGACACAAATATCATGATAACTG GTGTCCAAGTGCCAACTCAGGTTCTATGTGGAGAACTAATGAATTCAGCTGGATTTTCGGAACGTTATGCTGAAATTCTTTATGCTCACGTTCAAGATATGCAAGGATCTCGACTCACATACACTCATTGCACTTCGCGAGTGCGTTACGATTCAATGTTGGAAATTTCATTCGATCGACCAGTTTATATTTATCGCAATCGTATTTACAAGATTTATGTGGTCTTTAATAAGATCGGATGGTATCCGATGTACACATGTGTGCCGGATATTATTTGTAATAGAGTTAAGTTTATGTTTAATGTTGGAGCACCCGGTGAATCTATGCGCGATGGATTGATAAGAGCTATTGTATTTTTGCATACTGACAATCAATCACCATCGCCAGATAGAGCTGCTGTTATGTTGGAATAA